The Caloenas nicobarica isolate bCalNic1 chromosome 36, bCalNic1.hap1, whole genome shotgun sequence DNA window GGGGGAccggggggacagggacatggggggacacgggggtaCCGGGGGGACCAGGGGgaccggggggacacggggggacagggacacggggggacatggggggaccggggggacacagggggaccggggggacacggacacggggggacacagggggacagggacacggggggacacgggaggaccggggggacacggggggacagggacacggggggaccggggggacacggacacggggggacatggaggacaCGAGGCGACTGGGACacggggggactggggggaccggggacacaggggggaccgggacacggggggacggGGATATGGGGGGGACCATCCGGTACGTGGTGCGGGGGCACCAGGGCATGGGAGGAtatgggggcactggggacacggggggatatgggggttccggggacacgggggaatggggacacggaggggaccATCCGGTACCTGGTGCAGAACAACACGGTGCGGGATGGGGGCACaggaggacatggggggacacggggacacgggggatgCTGGGACACCGGGGGCTCTGGGGACCCCTGGGGGTTCTGGGGACATTCCAAGTGGGGGGgaacagggacactggggacatcgcggggggagctgggggtccccGGGGCGTCCCGGGGGGGGGTCCCGTTCCTGACGTGTCCTGGGGGTCCCCGGGGCatcccgggggggtccccgttCCTGACGTGTCCTGGGGGTCCCCGGGGCatcccgggggggtccccgttCCTGACGTGTCCTGGGGGTCCCCGGGGcgtcccgggggggtccccgttCCTGACGTGTCCTGGGGGTCCCCGGGGcgtcccgggggggtccccgttCCTGACGtgtcctgggggtccctggggcgTCCCGGGTGGGGGGTCCCGTTCCTGATGTGTCCCCGCAGGTGGACGTGCTGGTGACGACGGCCGGGGGGGTGGAGGAAGATCTGATCAAGTGTTTGGCCCCCACCTACGTGGGCGATTTCAGCCTGCGGGGCCGGGACCTGCGCCAGAGCGGCCTCAACCGGTAcgggggggctcgggggggtcccgggggtcgCTGTCCCCTCCCCGCTGTCACCATCCCCTCCGCAGCATCGGGAACCTGCTGGTGCCCAACGACAATTACTGCAAGTTCGAGGAGTGGCTGATGCCGCTGCTGGAGCGGATGGTGGACGAGCAGGAGAGCCaggtggggcgggggggcccggacgcctgggtcccctgctgggtgtggggggggggcccggacacctgggtccccgttttgggggggttttgagGGTTGGGGTCCCCCAGGGCGTGCGCTGGACGCCCTCGCGGATGATCGCGCGGCTGGGGAAGGAGATCGACAACGCTGAGTCCATTTGCTACTGGGCACAAAAGGTGGGTtggggtccgggggggtcccaggggggtccccgCGGTGTCACCGCCCCCCGCGacccgtccccgtgtccccagaaCGGGATCCCGGTGCTGAGCCCCGCGCTGACCGACGGCTCCTTGGGCGACATGATTTTCTTCCACTCGTACAAGCGCCCGGGGCTGGTTCTGGACATCGTGGAGGGTGCGTGTGACCCCccccggacgccggggtcccctcgctggggacccccctgtccctgtccccccgcgGTGACCCCCGCGGTGACCCCCGCGGCGCCCCCGTCCCCCCAGACCTGCGGCTCATCAACACCCAGGCCATCTTCGCCAGGAAAACCGGGATGATCATCCTGGGCGGGGGGCTGGTGAAGCATCACATCGCGAACGCCAACCTGATGGTGAGGGGACGccggggggacaccggggggacaccctggggacaccggggggagacactggggacaccctggggacaccggggggacaccgaggggagacactggggacattCGGGGACACTAGGGAGACGCTGGGGACgtcctggggacatgggggacaccctggggacactgaaGGGATAcctgggggacattggggacaggaGACACCAAGGCGAGACACTGGGGAcatcctggggacaccccagggacaggggacactgaggggacaccCTGGGTACAAGGGACACTGAggtcaccctggggacaccctggggacaccccggggacatttggggacaccggggagaCACTGGGGATGTCCTGGGGAcgctggggacaccctggggacactgaaGGGATacctgggggacactggggacaggagaCACCAAGgggagacactggggacatcctggggacaccccagggacaggggacactgaggggacaccCTGGGTACAAGGGACACCAAGGTCacactggggacaccctggggacaccctggggacaccccggggacaggggacactgaggtcaccctggggacaccctggggacatttggggacaccagggagacactggggacatttggggacactggggagacactggggacgtcctggggacaccccggggacaggggacactgaggggacaccaaggggacatgggacactggggacaccctggggacatttggggacaccggggagaCGCTGGGGACgtcctggggacatgggggacaccctggggacactgaaGGGATAcctgggggacattggggacaggaGACACCAAGGCGAGACATTGGGGAcatcctggggacaccccagggacaggggacactgaggggacaccCTGGGTACAAGGGACACCGAggtcaccctggggacaccctggggacaccccggggacaggggacactgaggtcaccctggggacatttggggacaccagggagacactggggacatttggggacactggggagacactggggacgtcctggggacaccccggggacaggggacaccaaggggacatgggacactggggacaccctggggacatttggggacaccggggagaCGCTGGGGACGTCCTGGGGAcgctggggacaccctggggacactgaaGGGATAcctgggggacattggggacaggaGACACCAAGGCGAGACACTGGGGAcatcctggggacaccccagggacaggggacaccgAGGTCacgctggggacaccccgggaacaggggacactgaggggacaccCTGGGTACaagggacactgaggggacaccAGGAGGACACGGGACACTGAggtcaccctggggacaccctggggacatttggggacaccagggagacactggggacatttggggacactggggagacactggggacgtcctggggacaccccggggacaggggacactgaggggacaccaaggggacatgggacactggggacaccctggggacatttggggacaccggggagaCGCTGGGGACGTCCTGGGGAcgctggggacaccctggggacactgaaGGGATACCtgagggacattggggacaggaGACACCAAGGCGAGACACTGGGGAcatcctggggacaccccagggacaggggacactgaggggacaccCTGGGTACAAGGGACACCGAGGTCACgttggggacaccctggggacaccctggggacaccctggggacaggggacactgaggtcaccctggggacaccctggggacatttggggacaccagggagacactggggacatttggggacactggggagacactggggacgtcctggggacaccccggggacaggggacactgaggggacaccaaggggacatgggacactgggggcaccctggggacatttggggacactggggagacgctgggggggacatgggggacaccctggggacaccgaggTCACcgtggggacaccctggggacagcgaggTCACCGTGGGGCCGCCCCTTTGTCCCCCCCCAGCGCAACGGGGCCGATTTCTCCGTCTACGTGAACACGGCGCAGGAGTTCGACGGCTCCGACTCGGGCGCTCGGCCCGACGAGGCTGTTTCCTGGGGCAAGATCCGCGCGGACGCCGCCCCCGTCAaggtgggggggtcccgggggggggcgcgcggggccgggggggtccccgcagCCTCATTtcccgccgcgcccccccccccaggttTACGCCGACGCGTCGCTCGTGTTCCCGCTGCTGGTGGCCGAGACCTTCGCGCAAACAGCCGAGGCCTTCGCCGGGGGGGGGGCCGgcgggacccccccaccccggggtgacccccaaaccccggcgtgacccccccaccccacccccagAGGCGGGAGCCCCGTCCCGGGGGGCCGCTCCTGCTTTGGGGGCGCTGAGCCCCCCACTACCTCTGCGGGGGCTCCTGcccgggggggggtcccagggctcctgtgtccccccccacgTCCGTCTGTCCCCGCCACGTCTGtgtgtccccccagcaccgTATTTATTTGCTCAAATCAAGTCAGGTCGCTGCCCCAATAAATCACTGCGGTTCCTGCACCCGCCTGGGGggtgtttgtttatttccctttgggggggccccccagccccgcaccgTCCCCCCCTCCTCGTCCGTGTGTCCCTCACACctccgtccgtctgtccgcgCTGCCGCTGAcccgcggcggctccggccgccggggtgggggggggggggcgtttCTCAGCGGGGGGGTTATTTGtcgccgggggggtccccgctgtccccccccGCGCCCTCCTCGTGCCCCCACAGCTGCACCTGCCCCCCCGTGGCCGCCAGGAGCTGCGGCCGCGCCGGGTGCAGCGACAACGAGCCCACGGCGCCGCGACCCACGGGCAGCCGCAGCAACAGCGagccctggggggacacgggtgggGGGTCACGGGTGGGGGGGGACGCGGGGTGGgggtccccctgccccccccccgtgcccccccacCTCCAGCAGGTCCCACAGGTAAACGTGTCCGTCCTCCGAGGCCGCGGCCGCGTGCGCGTCCCCGGCGCCCAGGGCGCAGTCCAGCCGGTACGAGCTGCTGCGGTGGCCCCGGTACCTGCGGGGAAACGGGGgacccccctgagccccccaaatccctcaggAGCTCCCGgatcccccccagtccccctgaacccccaaatcccccccaaatcctcctgGAGCCCCCCAGACTTCCCCAGCAACTCCCCGGTTTTTGGGGTACCCCCCGTTTTCGGGGTGTCCCCGTTTTCGGGGTGTCactcccccagcagctcccccgtttttggggtgtccccgtTTTCGGGGTGTCCCCGTTTCTGGGGTGTCCCCATTTTCGGGGTGTCACTCactcccccagcagctcccccgtTTTCGGGGTGTCCCCGTTTTCGGGGTGTCACTCactcccccagcagctcccccgtTTCTGGGGTGTCCCCGTTTTCGGGGTGTCACTcactgccccagcagctcccctgtTTTCGGGGTGTCCCCGTTTTCGGGGTGTCCCTCactcccccagcagctcccccgtTTCTGGGGTGTCCCCGTTTTCGGGGTGTCCCTCactcccccagcagctcccccgtTTTCGGGGTGTCCCCGTTTTCAGGGTGTCACTCagtcccccagcagctcccccgtTTCTGGGGTGTCCCCGTTTTCGGGGTGTCCCCGTTTCTGGGGTGTCCCTGTTTTCGGGGTGTCCCTCactcccccagcagctcccccgttttcggggtgtccccatttttggggtgtcactcactgccccagcagctcccccgtTTTCGGGGTGTCCCCGTTTTCGGGGTGTCACTCactcccccagcagctcccccattTCTGGGGTGTCCCCGTTTTCGGGGTGTCCCCGTTTCTGGGGTGTCCCTGTTTTCGGGGTGTCCCTCactcccccagcagctcccccgtTTTCGGGGTGTCCCCGTTTTCGGGGTGTCCCTCactcccccagcagctcccccgtTTTCGGGGTGTCCCCGTTTTCGGGGTGTCCCTCactcccccagcagctcccccgtTTTCAGGGTGTCCCCGTTTTCGGGGTGTCACTCactcccccagcagctccccgcTCTGCGCATCCAGCAGCCGCAGCACCGAGTCCAGACTGGCGGCCAACGCGCTCTGACCGTCCCGGCTGCGGCAAACGCTGCTCACGGggcctggggggacacggggggacacggggggtcgGGGGGCCCCCCCACCTTGGGAGCCCCCCTCCCGGTTTCGGGGAAACCCCCCGGGCTGTCCCGAACCCCTCGACTCGCTCCCAATGCAGTCGCAGTAAAGCGCAGGTTGTAgcggggatttgggggtgtcccAAGAGCCCCCCCCATTTTGGGAGCCCCCCCACACTTGGGAGACCCCCCCCCAGCtttgggggacccccccgggcTGTCCCGATCCCCCTGACTCACTTCTAATGCAGTTGCAGTAAAGcgcaggttttggggtgtcccggGGGTTGGGGGACATCCCAGGAGCCCCCCCCCCGActttgggaccccccccagctttgggaccccccccagctttgggggacccccccccagcttTGGGGGAACCCCCCGGTTTTGGGGGAACCCCCCTcagttttggggaccccccacactttgggaccccccccagttttgggggcCCCCCCCAGCTTTGGGAGACCCCCCGGTTTTGGTGGACGACCCCCCGGTTTTGGGGGACCCCCCACActttgggacccccccagctTTGGGAGACCCCCCCCAGctttgggacccccccccagcttTGGGAGACCCCCCCAGCTTTGGGGGCCCCCCCCAGCTTTGGGAGACCCCCCCCAGctttgggacccccccccagcttTGGAAGACCCCCCAGCtttgggggacccccccagctttgggacccccccccagcttTGGGAGaccccccagttttgggggacccccccagttttggggaaCCCCCCAGctttgggaccccccccagttttgggaccccccccagctTTGGAAGACCCCCCAGCTTTGGGAGACCCCCCCAGCTTTGGGAGAccccccagttttggggacccccccagcttTGGAAGACCCCCCAGCTTTGGAAGACCCCCCAGCtttgggggaccccccccagttttggggacccccccatcCCGCCCCGACTCACTCCCGATGTAGTCGCACAGCAGCTGCCCGGCGCGCAGGTCGTAGCGCCGCACGCGGCCGTCCACGGAGCTGCGGAAAGCGGGGGGTCAGCGCCCCCCAGGAGCCGCCCCCCTCgccccgggggtcccggggtccCCTCACCCCGACAAGATCTCGTGCCGGGACACGGCGACGCTGGTGACGCCGTCCTTGGCCTCGGCCAGAACCTGCAGCGCGGCCGCGCGGCGCGAGCGGCAGTCCCAGCAGCGCACCGACGAGTCGATGGAGCCTGCAGCGGGCAGAAACGGGGGTCAGGGCAGAAACGGGGTTCAGGGCAGAAACGGGGTTCAGGGCAGCAACGGGGGGTCAGGGCAGAAACGGGGGGTCAGGGCAGAAACGGGGGTTCGGGGCAGCAACGGGGGGTCGGGGCAAAAATGGGGGGTCAGGGCAGAAATGGGGGGTCAGGGCAGAAACGGGGGGTCAGGGCAGAAATGGGGGTTCAGGGCAGAAACGGGGTTCAGGGCAGAAACGGGGGGTCAGGGCAGAAATGGGGGTTCGGGGCAGAAATAGGGGATCAGGGCAGAAATGGGGGTCAGGGCAGAAATGGGGGTTCGGGGCAGAAATGGGGGGTCAGGGCAGAAATGGGGTTCAGAGCAGAAACGGGGGGTCAGGGCAGAAACGGGGTTCAGGGCAGGAACGGGGGGTCAGGGCAGAAATGGGGGGTCAGGGCAGAAACGGGGGTTTGGGGCAGCAACGGGGGGTCAGGGCAGAAACGGGGGCTCAGGGCAGAAACGGGGGGTCAGGGCAGAAATGGGGGGTCAGGGCAGAAACGGGGTTCAGGGCAGAAACGGGGGGTCAGGGCAGACACGGGGGGTCAGGGCAGACACGGGGGTTCGGGGCAGCAACGGGGGGTCAGAGCAGAAATGGGGGTTCGGGGCAGAAACGGGGGGTCAGGGCAGAAACGGGGTTCAGGGCAGACACGGGGGGTCAGGGCAGAAATGGGGGTTCGGGGCAGAAACGGGGGTCAGGGCAGAAATGGGGGGTCAGGGCAGAAACGGGGTTCAGGGCAGAAACGGGGGGTCAGGGCAGAAATGGGGGGTCAGGGCAGAAACGGGGTTCAGGGCAGAAACGGGGGGTCAGGGCAGCAACGGGGTTCAGGGCAGAAACGGGGGGTCAGAGCAGAAATGGGGGTTCGGGGCAGAAATGGGGGGTCAGGGCAGAAACGAGGTTCAGGGCAGCAACGGGGGTTCGGGGCAGAAACGGGGGTTCGGGGCAGCAACGGGGGGTCAGGGCAGAAACGGGGGGTCAGGGCAGAAATGGGGGGTCAGGGCAGAAAGGGGGTTCAGGGCAGAAACGGGGGGTCAGGGCAGAAATGGGGGTTCGGGGCAGAAATGGGGGTCAGGGCAGAAATGGGGCTTCGGGGCAGAAACGGGGGGTCAGGGCAAAAATGGGGGGTCAGGGCAGAAATGGGGGTTCGGGGCAGAAATGGGGGGTCAGGGCAGAAACGGGGGGTCAGGGCAGAAATGGGGGTTCAGGGCAGAAATAGGGGATCAGGGCAGAAATGGGGGTCAGGGCAGAAATGGGGCTTCGGGGCAGAAATGGGGGGTCAGGGCAGAAACGGGGGGTCAGGGCAGAAATGGGGGGTCAGGGCAGCAACGGGGTTCAGGGCAAAAACGGGGGTTTGGGGCAGCAACGGGGGGTCAGGGCAGAAACGGGGTTCAGGGCAGAAATGGGGGGTCAGGGCAGCAACGGGGGGTCAGGGCAGAAATGGGGCTTCGGGGCAAAAATGGGGGGTTAGGGcaaaaatgggggtttggggtatAAATGGGGACTCAGGCTGTACATGGGGGTTCGGGCTGTACAGGGGGGTTCGGGGTGCAAATGGGGGTTCGGGGTGTAAATGGGGTTCGGGCTGTACAGGGGGGTTCGGGGTGCAAATGGGGGTtcggggggccgggccggcagGGCCCCTCACCCGACACGATGACGGTGGCCTCTTCATTGAACTGGACACAATTCACCTTCTGCGGGGGACACGGGCTGAgcgggaccccaaacccccgaGCGCCCCCCAATTCCTCAgtgccccccaaatccccttggcgcccccaatccccccacagccccccagtttcccccagagcccccaaaTCTCTCCGGTGCCCCCCAAATCCTCGCAaacccccccagagcccccaaatccccccagtgccccccaacccccccagagcccccaaaTCCCTCTGGTGTCCCCTGAAACCCCCTGGATCCCtctggtgccaccagcccccccaaatccccgcAGTGTCCCCCAAATCTCTCTGGTGTCCCCCAGATTCTCCCAGAGCTCCCAAATCTCTCCACTGCCCCCCAGATTCTGCAGAGCACCCCCAAACCCGTCCAgtgccccccaaatccccccagagcccccaaaTCTCTCCGgtgacccccaaatccccacagagcccccaaaTCTCTCCGGTGCCCCCAAATCCTCGCAAAtcccccagagcccccaaatccccccagtgccccccaaacccccccagagcccccaaaTCCCTCCACTGCCCCCCAGATTCTGCAGAGCACCCCCAAACCTGTCCAgtgccccccaaatccccccagagcccccaaaTCTCTCCGGTGCCCCCCAAATCCTCGCAAatccccccagagccccccaaaccccccccccagagcccccaaatccccccggtgccccccaaaccccccaaatctcACCCCCGCGTGGCCGCGGAACTTGCGGAGCACCCGCCCGGTGCCCACGTCCCAAAGCGCCACCGTCCTGTCCGCGCTGCACGAGCAGATCTGGCTGTTGTCAAAG harbors:
- the DHPS gene encoding deoxyhypusine synthase isoform X2 codes for the protein MAAPGPVPAGALRAVLRPSGALPPDSLPVRGYDFSGGPDHAALLRSFLTTGFQATSFAQAAAEIRRMIAAKLQPLSAEERARAALAGPRPPSGCTIFLGFTSNLVSSGVREAIRYLVQNNMVDVLVTTAGGVEEDLIKCLAPTYVGDFSLRGRDLRQSGLNRIGNLLVPNDNYCKFEEWLMPLLERMVDEQESQGVRWTPSRMIARLGKEIDNAESICYWAQKNGIPVLSPALTDGSLGDMIFFHSYKRPGLVLDIVEGHLRQENRDDHPGRGAGEASHRERQPDAQRGRFLRLREHGAGVRRLRLGRSARRGCFLGQDPRGRRPRQGLRRRVARVPAAGGRDLRANSRGLRRGGGRRDPPTPG
- the DHPS gene encoding deoxyhypusine synthase isoform X1 — its product is MAAPGPVPAGALRAVLRPSGALPPDSLPVRGYDFSGGPDHAALLRSFLTTGFQATSFAQAAAEIRRMIAAKLQPLSAEERARAALAGPRPPSGCTIFLGFTSNLVSSGVREAIRYLVQNNMVDVLVTTAGGVEEDLIKCLAPTYVGDFSLRGRDLRQSGLNRIGNLLVPNDNYCKFEEWLMPLLERMVDEQESQGVRWTPSRMIARLGKEIDNAESICYWAQKNGIPVLSPALTDGSLGDMIFFHSYKRPGLVLDIVEDLRLINTQAIFARKTGMIILGGGLVKHHIANANLMRNGADFSVYVNTAQEFDGSDSGARPDEAVSWGKIRADAAPVKVYADASLVFPLLVAETFAQTAEAFAGGGAGGTPPPRGDPQTPA
- the WDR83 gene encoding WD repeat domain-containing protein 83, encoding MAFPRPRPAPPELPRRRLRTLECGQGAVRAVRFNADGNYCLTCGSDKTLKLWNPHTGAPLKTYQGHGYEVLDAAGSFDNSQICSCSADRTVALWDVGTGRVLRKFRGHAGKVNCVQFNEEATVIVSGSIDSSVRCWDCRSRRAAALQVLAEAKDGVTSVAVSRHEILSGSVDGRVRRYDLRAGQLLCDYIGSPVSSVCRSRDGQSALAASLDSVLRLLDAQSGELLGEYRGHRSSSYRLDCALGAGDAHAAAASEDGHVYLWDLLEGSLLLRLPVGRGAVGSLSLHPARPQLLAATGGQVQLWGHEEGAGGDSGDPPGDK